One genomic segment of Actinoplanes ianthinogenes includes these proteins:
- a CDS encoding sulfurtransferase — protein sequence MSVSNDPAQALQAYAHPDKLVTTEWLAANLDTPGLVVVESDEDVLLYDTGHIPGAVKVDWHLELNDQVTRDYLDPAAFAAMCAAKGIGRDDTIVFYGDNFNWWAAYALWVFSLFGHRDVRLLDGGRQKWVAEGRPVTRDKTTRATAEYPVPVRNDAEIRAFRDQVMGHIASGRSLVDVRSPQEYTGELTHMEAYPQEGALRGGHIPGAVSKPWKSAANDDGTFKAHDELIKIYRDELGLETADDIIAYCRIGERSSHTWFVLHHLLGYPQVRNYDGSWTEWGNLVRAPIVKGGEPGGLH from the coding sequence ATGTCCGTATCGAACGATCCGGCGCAGGCGCTTCAGGCGTACGCGCACCCCGACAAACTGGTCACCACCGAGTGGCTCGCCGCGAACCTGGACACTCCCGGCCTGGTGGTCGTCGAGTCGGACGAGGACGTGCTGCTCTACGACACCGGGCACATCCCGGGAGCGGTCAAGGTGGACTGGCACCTGGAACTGAACGACCAGGTCACCCGGGACTACCTGGACCCGGCCGCGTTCGCCGCGATGTGTGCGGCCAAGGGCATCGGCCGTGACGACACGATCGTGTTCTACGGCGACAATTTCAACTGGTGGGCGGCGTACGCCCTGTGGGTCTTCAGTCTTTTCGGGCATCGCGACGTGCGGCTGCTCGACGGCGGCCGGCAGAAGTGGGTGGCCGAGGGGCGCCCGGTCACCCGGGACAAGACCACCCGCGCCACCGCGGAGTACCCGGTGCCGGTCCGCAACGACGCGGAGATCCGGGCGTTCCGCGACCAGGTGATGGGACACATCGCCAGCGGCCGGTCGCTGGTCGACGTGCGCTCGCCGCAGGAGTACACCGGCGAGCTCACGCACATGGAGGCGTACCCGCAGGAGGGCGCGCTGCGCGGCGGGCACATCCCGGGAGCGGTCAGCAAGCCGTGGAAGTCGGCGGCGAACGACGACGGCACGTTCAAGGCGCACGACGAACTGATCAAGATCTACCGCGACGAGCTAGGCCTGGAGACGGCGGACGACATCATCGCGTACTGCCGGATCGGCGAGCGGTCCAGCCACACCTGGTTCGTCCTGCACCACCTGCTGGGCTACCCGCAGGTCCGTAACTACGACGGCTCGTGGACGGAGTGGGGCAACCTGGTCCGGGCGCCGATCGTCAAGGGCGGGGAGCCGGGCGGCCTGCACTGA
- a CDS encoding HSP90 family protein: MSNTFQVDLRGIVDLLSHHLYASPRVYVRELLQNAVDAITAVGPDHAGRVEITTGATLRITDNGIGLTEAQVHELLATIGRSSKRDELGFARHEFLGQFGIGLLSCFLVADEIRVHTRRAGADPVLWTGYSDGRYAVGPGDEREPGTTVTLLPRRGAEHYLTGATVTELAELYGSLLPVEVSVDGRRVTTGTVPWALPAAERMAYAESVLGFRPFDVIELNVPGAGLSGAAFVLPTPVNPASRGGHRVYLKRMLLSESVEGLLPDWAFFARCVVDSTELRPTASREALYDDGMLAETREAIADQLRGWLVRLSTTDPRRLAQFLQIHHLGVKALALHDAEMLRLVEQWYPMQTNVGELTLAEFRARFGVLRYAATADEFRQLAAVAAAQDVGLINGGYVYDADLIERLAATDPEVRAERLDPTDLTTRFTAVDAEAELRLRPFLSAAQRRLDKLGCEVVVRAFDPVTLPALYLVSRSAAFHEEFTASRDQADDLWGGVLDALSSTVPNDRPQLVLNHRNPLIRRVAALGDAELAALAVESLYGQALLLGHHPIRPADAALLTTSFLGLLDRAVPEEETR, translated from the coding sequence GTGAGCAACACGTTCCAGGTCGATCTACGGGGCATCGTCGACCTGCTCAGTCACCACCTCTACGCGAGCCCCCGCGTGTATGTCCGCGAGCTGCTCCAGAACGCGGTGGACGCGATCACCGCGGTCGGGCCGGACCACGCCGGCCGGGTCGAGATCACCACCGGCGCCACGCTGCGGATCACCGACAACGGCATCGGGCTCACCGAGGCGCAGGTGCACGAGTTGCTCGCCACCATCGGCCGCAGTTCGAAACGTGACGAGCTGGGTTTCGCCCGGCACGAGTTCCTCGGCCAGTTCGGCATCGGCCTGCTCTCCTGCTTCCTGGTCGCCGACGAGATCCGGGTGCACACCCGGCGCGCCGGCGCCGACCCGGTCCTGTGGACCGGCTACTCCGACGGGCGTTATGCGGTGGGCCCCGGCGACGAGCGCGAGCCGGGGACCACGGTCACCCTGCTGCCCCGCCGCGGCGCCGAGCACTACCTGACCGGCGCGACCGTGACCGAGCTGGCCGAGCTCTACGGCTCGCTGCTGCCGGTCGAGGTGAGCGTCGACGGCCGCCGGGTCACCACCGGGACGGTGCCCTGGGCGCTCCCGGCCGCCGAGCGGATGGCGTACGCGGAATCGGTGCTGGGCTTCCGTCCCTTCGACGTGATCGAGCTGAACGTGCCCGGCGCCGGTCTGTCCGGCGCCGCCTTCGTGCTGCCCACCCCGGTCAACCCGGCCAGCCGCGGTGGCCACCGGGTCTACCTCAAGCGGATGCTGCTCTCCGAGAGCGTCGAGGGCCTGCTGCCGGACTGGGCGTTCTTCGCCCGCTGCGTGGTCGACAGCACCGAGCTGCGCCCGACCGCGAGCCGCGAGGCGCTCTACGACGACGGCATGCTCGCCGAGACCCGCGAGGCGATCGCCGACCAGCTGCGCGGCTGGCTGGTCCGGCTCTCCACCACCGACCCGCGCCGGCTCGCCCAGTTCCTCCAGATCCACCACCTGGGTGTGAAGGCGCTGGCCCTGCACGACGCCGAGATGCTGCGCCTGGTCGAGCAGTGGTACCCGATGCAGACCAACGTGGGCGAGCTGACCCTGGCCGAGTTCCGGGCCCGCTTCGGCGTGCTGCGGTACGCCGCGACCGCCGACGAGTTCCGCCAGCTCGCCGCGGTCGCCGCCGCGCAGGACGTGGGCCTGATCAACGGGGGTTACGTCTACGACGCCGACCTGATCGAGCGGCTGGCCGCCACCGACCCCGAGGTGCGTGCCGAGCGCCTCGACCCGACCGACCTGACCACCCGGTTCACCGCCGTCGACGCCGAGGCCGAGCTGCGGCTGCGCCCGTTCCTCTCGGCCGCCCAGCGCCGCCTGGACAAACTCGGCTGCGAGGTGGTGGTCCGCGCCTTCGACCCGGTCACCCTGCCCGCGCTCTACCTGGTGAGCCGCTCGGCCGCCTTCCACGAGGAGTTCACCGCCAGCCGCGACCAGGCCGACGACCTGTGGGGCGGGGTGCTCGACGCCCTCTCCTCGACGGTGCCGAACGACCGTCCCCAGCTGGTGCTCAATCATCGCAATCCGCTGATCCGCCGGGTGGCCGCGCTCGGTGACGCCGAACTCGCCGCCCTCGCCGTCGAGTCGCTGTACGGGCAGGCGCTGCTGCTCGGCCACCACCCGATCCGGCCGGCCGACGCCGCCCTGCTCACCACGTCGTTCCTGGGCCTGCTGGACCGGGCCGTCCCCGAGGAGGAGACCCGATGA